tcagttctagttcagttctagttcagttctagttcagttctagttcagttctagttcagttctagttcagttctagttcagttctagttcagttctagttcagttctagttcagttctagttcagttctagttcagttctagttcagttctagttcagttctagttcagttctagttcagttctagttcagttctagttcagttctagttcagttctagttcagttctagttcagttctagttcagttctagttcagttcagttctagttcagttctagttcagttctagttcagttcagttctagttcagttctagttcagttctagttcagttctagttcagttctagttcagttctagttcagttctagttcagttctagttcagttctagttcagttctagttcagttctagttcaattctagttcagttctagttcagttctcgttaaTTAAGGAAAGATCTGTATTAAAGGAAAAATCTGTAATTATTGTTTACTTTATTAATTGACTCAAGCTCTTTCATTTTAGAAAGTCACTCAATAGTTCACAGTATCCTTTAATCGTGTATGTAGTGTAAGTTTTGCTCACAACTGTTTATGTTAATGtgacttaattttaaatactgTATGTGTGCACACTTACACACATATGCGTGCgagattgttttatatatatttagatccTCTGTAATTGATAACATAtagtttaatgtatttttaacgGTTATTTATGGAATTTATTGCTAAATGATgcatacaatttaaaaacattagaaTTTGGTTATGTATTTAAGGTGAGTATTTGCATAGGttctttttgttgattttatttaaatttgttcaaGTATTTGACTTtcacatacatagatatgtatatatgttcaaCGCCTCATTATTTTCTGTATGTACCGCAATTATGACGCAACGCCTTCGGGGAGCAAAGATGAGAAGGTTGATATACAacaatattgttatcaaaacgcacaaactttaatatattaaaattgattatgtGTTTTTTCCCACTTTGCTTCATATGAAAGAGTATGAGATTGTAAATATTAtacgtgtatgtatgtgtttattcaTTTCAAACATCAGCATCACGTTTAGCACgtaaaaaagatgaaaatttcatttgcattttaacgcgataaaatagaataataaatttgtttccacagctataaagtaataaaataccaaaaaaagttCATGGTAATTTGGTAAAATGTGCACaaccaaataagaaaaaaagtttaaaatgacCCATAGACctctgaataaaaaaaataggccAACTCATAGCGAAATGTATACAACAAATGGATTAAGTTAACAAGGgcagagaaagagagagagagagagaggcaTAATATAAGGGCAACTGCAATAACACcttttgaattataaatatttcctaattcaattttaaattaaaaagtattttactactagtattaaaatcaaaatcaatTCATGAGATTATATAACGATTTCCTGATTTGAATTCGAATTCGacttatttaatgaaatatagttataaaaacttttctcaATACTTTTCGAAATGTATTCTCAAATCAATTTACTTTTATCTCAACGAAGGTGACACTTTGTTAAATTTATGTGACATTAGAACAGTTTGACAAAAAGAAATGACAGCGCATATGCAATTTAAGGTGTATTTCAAACTAACTTACATACTAACGGGCCTATTGTGCGTTCCTTTTCATGATTGATTATGatttcaaaattgttcaatgttcagaaacttaTTTTCTTGGACATAATTGTTGTAAAGGAATGCTATTTCCGGAagaacatcacttccaagatgcTTTGATCTAACTTCGTCGAGTGATTCAGATTTTTACTTGgttctccacatgctctacattcgtttgAATCCGCACGGCCAATCGTAATCCTATGTGTCCACTAAGAATGCGTACCATCATATTAACAtaagacttgctcattttgaggagatttctcatCTTGTTCTTAGTATCACCCCATAGGTTATGGTTCTACCTACcctttcattattccaagatgCCTTATAggtttctctcacccatatttttaatcCAGCTTTtattgcgtcgaatggtttagCGTGTGTGAGGTTAACTACCTCGAGCTCTCTTCCCGGTGATATATTTCTGAACCACAGGCCTAGTTTATACCTCAATTTAGATACATCCCTGTAACAGGGAATACTTACTGGTATCTGCCTAACATTGCCTGAAAGATTATCATCTTTGCCGGTTTAACATTGTGGCCTTTGATTAAGCTTAGCTCAAGGTAGTAatcagagcctcctcagctcttctacacaagcaGGGAAACCGataatatgctctaaaaaaagtgttttaagcactttaaatatgccgtaaaaaagtcaaaatatgctcttaaaatttaaaatatatgctccaaaaataaaattttttattattttttaacattgaaaagctcaaaaagactgtaattgtaatgaaataataaatgtttaatgtcatattctatatcctacaacattttttttataaatgtttcatctcatagtaatagaattccgttttacgttcagataaccaataaataacatgaaaccatttggtccccaaaaaacatatttcaaacgacaaagtttgacacattttatCCAATTGTAtttatagcttttaaactgacattttaatcggtgttgtcataaattccattagttagttttttaaactataaaaatggattggtctcatgaaatcaaaagtaatcggttttatgtccgatttaaaatataatgctttattgaataaaaaactataacataacgaattttttttcaaaattgtaaaataggctaaaaaattaaaaaaaaaaataaaaaaatagattttttttaaataaagttttgaaaagaaaattaaaaatgtataaaaacgaaaaaaaaacgaaaacatgaaaatatgcactaaaagagtaaaatatgctctaaaaactcgaaagtatgccttaaatatgctaaaaagtcaaatcatgcaaaattatgctcttatgggtaaaatatgcaaaaatatgctctaacaaatcgatgccaaaattctcaaattggtctgaaacgtgtaaatatcttatccatgagtccatacgacgcaccacaaaaaacatgcatttgcatattttggtttccctgtaCACAAGTAATTACGACACCCTTTGTGTAGCATATAGGTCCCAGTTAGGATCCTTAAGAGGCTATTGTCCCTTTACATATGCATTTTAGGGCTTAGAATCGTTGATTAagcaaatcaaatgctttatttttaattcccatttttaacaaCTGACTGTTGcaggatatcatatggtcggctatgcccgccttcactttcatacttgtttatatttatgtctGTAAACGCTATATTCTGGAAGGCACTAGTTAGGGCGCTATGCGatattgtctttttttaattagaatatTAACTATGtaactgattttaaataaaataccttTCCAAAGTTATTCAAATTCATAATCCATTTAAGTAATCCAAAAACTACTCTACCGTAAACTTTATTAGAGTACATGGTCGGTTAAGTAGTTCAACAACTAATCCcataatttaaacaagaaagaaatttagttttcataataaagcatttaagttgaattgtaccttgccttagatatacttaagtcatttattgttcaataaaattatggatttttaagtaaaattttgatggggactttttataggggcttgtgtcaaagtttacaagccatattcgggggtacagttgttaggaggctaggtgaaataatggaccgatgttcacttaaccattttcaataggcttcgtctacggtacaatattcgggggtacagttgtatgggggactGATGAAGTAATAAACcgatatttaacattttcaaatttcattgaattatcttcaaaattgcgacctgtagtttgattacaaagtttacatggacggacggacattgcttaatcgactcataaaatcataatataaCCATACAAGGTAGAATCAGTAAAAAAGTAAGTTCTCAATTTTTTATGCCTTGAATTGtcagacaaaaacaaaacatcaaaaattaaaaaaaaattattaagtatttttgtgATTTGTGAAGAAATCaattcaataaatttacaataatagtatTAATTGTATTGAACCATATAACAAGAAATATGCGTGTGAAATGTGCGGTGTGTAAATGTTCATTTGAACAAAAGGATATAAGGTTTTTAAAATGTCCTgaacagaaaattaaagaaTGGAGTACAGCTTGTGGCGTTGAGTTGAAGAAACACTCCAGAATTTGTATGTTTCATTTTGATGACAACGATTACATTGAGCTTCATCAAGACTCTAAACCAAATTTCAAAAGGAGGACTCAAAAAACCGAatattgctttttttaataatttaaaggaTCTTGAAAATGTGTTCAGAAATGTAAATGGTGATTCGATTATTAACGttaataattttactaaatatttgttaGATAGGAGTTCTCAAAATGTTTTACCGGAAAATGTAAAgtcgtttttctttaaaataagaatgcattttcgaataaaatatctaaatagaaatttaaataacaaaaatgtaaaagaaaagttatctgtaaacaaaaaaatgattaaaacacttatttaataaatttaaactgttTAAATCACTACGTTTATCTATCTAAAACAatgttttacttgttttttatttgaattatatatATAGTTATTAAAAAGCACATCCATGTTCTATTGTAACTTAGGTAAATAAAGACCCTACTGTTTttcaaatgtaaacaatttttaaattttctttatttttattcatatatttttttctcattttctcaTATTTGACATAACAAGGCATATAATTTTAAGCTCTCCCTACTGATTCTACCTGGTTATTGTTGTATCATGATTTAAactatattcatttatttaaattttaacatttaacaaaaaactatcataaaaatttatcaaaattatttaatcgaaaaaaattttaatctgtTCTGCCCTAAAATCCCTGGTATTCCAAAAATGATAGATAATTTCCTTGGACAAAAATACattctaaagaaaagtgaaaatttcGATGCCTACATGAAAGAATTGGGTGTTGGTTTGACCCTACGCAAGATGGGCAACACTTTAATATCCCAATGTCAATTGTTGCGTAATGACGATAATATCTACACATTTACCCTGGAAACTCCTTATCATTGCTGCAGCATTAATTTCGAATTGAATAAAGAATTTACCGAGTTAACTTTGGATAATCGTGAGGTCAGAACAATTTGTCACTTAGAAGATAATGTTTtcgtacaaaaacaacaagcagAGGGCTTGAAATCGACTAAAATTATACGAGAATATAAAGACAATGAACTTAGAACCACTCTGACTGTGGGTGATGTGAAGGCAGTTCGAATTTATGGTATTTTAGAGGAATCGGAAGAGTCTGAGGAGGATGAGAATACTGATAGTGAATAGTGGTTTGccgaaaattaaattgaaataaaatatttcggaataaacTTCAAGTTAAGGCAGtatattcaaaaaaagtttcagTAAGTATTGCAATTTGCTACTaagtatacaaaaatattaggtgattttcataaaaataacaaagttaTTATTTCTTCGTGAAATGTCCTTTTGCATATAAACACTTTTCCAACTACAATTAAGTTTACCCATACACAGATACATCCTTCTGAATGTATTCAacgaaataaaatgaaaatatttaacaaaacattcatttgtatataaaataccaACACATTGAACGAAATTGCATCCTTTATGGCTTTAAAAGACTTTCCGGCGCATTGCAGTGCCAGTCAGTTATTTGTTAAACTATTCCTTTTTAAtgtgtatttagttttatacaaaTGCACGTAATTTTCCAGCACAATCacgtaaattttaatgtttaaaagctCTCACTATATGTATTCATTGTAGTAGTCCCCATTGACGTTGTCATGATAGTGTTTATGTCATcacagttttaataatttacacaGAAAATAATTATGGATATATTGTTAACAAGCTTATCGGAAATATACACGTAAgtacaatatatatgtatacataataCCGTTAGTACTATGAGTACCTTTCGGGATTTTTTCTTTGACAGTGttttaaaatactttgtttttctGGGCTCTGGACTCAGGAAAGATTCCGAAATGCTTTACATGAACGCCTAATTTCAAGGTGGTCTGTTCTATCCACAAATTGttaagctatctaatctctcaCAATTGCAATCTCCGAAATGCAACAACATAACTTTTGTTTACAATCAAGAAGATCAGATTACTTCTGTGTCTGCAACAGTATCTAATGAAGTAATCGGTACACCGAAACACAAACTAAGAACAATTCATGAGAACTTTTTCTTGCTCACAGAGAACACATTGCGGTAAATGTGGTACGAATAGTATTAATCCTGAACATATCCGGACAAGGAAGGAAATTTCAatcacttgtataagatacTCGATATCCATCCATAAAATACACTTAACATCAACTGCGGGGTGATAGACAAAGTGCTTTACATGAACACCTGCCGTGTTGGCACGGtagtctttttcaaccactggatGAGCTTCTTTTGCGACTCACCACCGCTCCATTGTGTAGCATCTTTCAAGCAGGTGACTGCTAGAAGAGGAGGTCCCAACACCAGCTGAAAACACCACCTAAAGTcgcccaaccacactactgagatggcttcTGCTTTTTCCGCAatcatgtttaaaaaaaatgcttgaTAAAGTTGTTGGTTGTTTATTGTAGGATGTagaataaacctaaaataaacgattaatatatttatgaatatgggggtaagGTTTTATAAATCCACAAGATCTCAACGAATTCGAGCTAAACTTCATCGCTCCTTCTTTTTTTTCCGACATTTCGACAAATACAAATTAGGATCCCTCTCGTCTATCAGATACAAGTATCCGGTGTCGAACTTGTCCGACACTTCATCACTCCTTCTTTCCTTCCGTCATCTCGACATAAACAAATTAGGATCGCTCTCGTCTGTCAGATACAAATATCCGATGGTATATCTCACGCCAACACATACTAAATCTTTGCATTATCAGCTcaattcaaacattttattaatggcTATGAGCCATGTCCTGTGTTTTGTTACGCTCCTAGAAACTAGAATTGGAAACCGAATCTTATCCCGAGAGTTTATTTTTCACAGTGTATTAATCTTTTAACCcgcaaatttgggtttaaaccacaacgTGGGTCCCGacggaacctcaaccaactgaccagcgaGGACAAAGTCTTGCGCGCAACTGGTTGcctgtagtaccagattatgaggTATTCTCGTTCGACCGCATGTCAAATCATTGCAAGAAAAGAATGAGGATACATTTGGGTTCTCTCAGCAAAATAACCGACCTTTTCCCAAATTATAGACATAACCATGCATCCATCTTTTAACCAACATTCTATTCCCCTGAATTTTGCGTTTGAACCACAGAAACATCAAAAAGGACTCTCCAATAATTGGGACAAGACATAGCCCAAAATAATTCCTTATGCCCCGCCGGATTCCACGGTgacagattatgtggttctccgGTTTATCCCCATGTCGAAATCAAATCGGGGAGAATACATTATATCATCACCAGTTCATAGTCCtgtaagactagactagattgcAATAACATCAGTATGAGGATCTTTCATTAAGGCGACATGCCCCCAAGGG
The window above is part of the Lucilia cuprina isolate Lc7/37 chromosome 6, ASM2204524v1, whole genome shotgun sequence genome. Proteins encoded here:
- the LOC111686580 gene encoding sodium/calcium exchanger regulatory protein 1-like, with amino-acid sequence MIDNFLGQKYILKKSENFDAYMKELGVGLTLRKMGNTLISQCQLLRNDDNIYTFTLETPYHCCSINFELNKEFTELTLDNREVRTICHLEDNVFVQKQQAEGLKSTKIIREYKDNELRTTLTVGDVKAVRIYGILEESEESEEDENTDSE